The genomic window TTAAAGGCCCACCGTGTGCAGAGCTCTCCGGGACTGCCCCCTCTTtgcggaggaggaggatgaggggaGGCCTTCGGCTCACTGCGTGCCGGAGGAGGCTGCTGCGGCTCTGCACAGAGCCGGGGATGGACGCGGGAGGGTCTGACCTCCAACAAACCCCCGCCGTGAGGGCAGGACGGCACGGCCCCTTGCAGCCGCAGCAATCCCCGTGCACCGAGCCCGGGCGCTGCGTACCTGCCGTATGCACGTGCATCTGTCCATGCACGTTTCTGCATCTACGTACGTGCGTGTGTGCCGTGCGTGCGCGTGTGTGTGCATCCACGAGTTTTTGTGCGTGTGAACCTCTCgtgcatgtgtgcacacaccTACGTGCCCACGTGTCCGCGCTGCCCGCACGGGTGCCCGGAGGGGCCGCAGCTGCACCGGGGGGGTCCCCACGCAGCCGCCCGGCTCGGTGCCGCCCGGCCCCCGCGGAGCCGTGACCGCACCTCCCTGCAGGTGCGGGCTAAGGTAGCGATCATTAACGCTAATTAACGCTTAGATCGGAAGCCCTTTAGGGCAGGGACTGGGTTTCTGTTTCGTCTTCAGACCGCACGAAGGCTGCCGCAGCCCAACCGGCCCCAGGTGCCGCTCACCGGCGCCCCGAGCTGGGTGTCTCCGTGTTCCCACGGGGGTGGCCGTGTCCCGTTCCCGGGCCGGGCTGCAggtgccccccccgccccactccGCCCCCGTCGCCATGGGCACCGCCCGCGCGGCGCCGCGCTGACAGCGCGCGGAGTTTTATGAATGGGTGACGTCACGGCCCTGGCGTCTAACGGTCTGGGGAGGCGGGACGGGCGGGGGGGGCTACACGGGGCCCCGGGGGCTGCAGTGAGCGCGTGGGGTcggcagggctggagggggagaagagggagagaggctgagggaagcgCGGAGCTGCGTGTCCCGGGGTGCGGAGGGTGCCCTGGACTGAGGGGAACCGGGGGTGCGGGGATCCCCGGGGTGCGGAGAGACACAGCGCCGGGAGCCCACGGGGTCATTGCCGACATTAAGTGACTACGGCGGGTCGGGAGGTGCCTGATTGTATCCCGCACCTCGAGAGCACCCGCACCTCCTGGAAGCCCCCCTACATTCCTGAGTCCCCCCTCCCAACTCCACTTTCCAGACTGCGGTCCCTTTAAGGCGCTGCCCGTCGGGGCGCATGAATGGGGCCGGCGCCGCTGTCCCCGCCTCCCTTGCGCTGCTATTGGTCGCCGCTCGCCACGAGGCCCCGCCTCCCGTCGGCGGCGCTCTATAATTGGCGCTGCGCGGCGCGGTGCTCCCACGGCCGCCCGCGGGGTCCCATTGCCTCTCGTCGCTATGAAGGTCGCCGCTGCCGCCCCTTCGCCGCTGCCCGCCGGTCCCGGTGGGGCACTGAAGGCCGTGCGGCCCGGGGAAGCCGCTCGCTGCGGGCCGGGCCCGGGAGCTGTCGCTGCTGAGCAGGCGGCCGCCGCGCTGCTGTATGACATGAAGGGCTGCTACTCGCGACTCCGGGCGCTGGTGCCCACGCTGCCGCGGCACCGGAGGGTCTCTAAAGtggagctcctgcagcacgTGATCGACTACATCTGGGACCTGCAGCTGGCGCTGCAGCCCGGCCCTCCCCGACCCCCCGCTGCTGCTGAGCCTCCCGAGGTGAGTGCGGCCCCTCCGAGCCCTTCCCGACCCCGGGACCCGTTCCCGTTCTCCGTACGCCTCTCCCGGTCCTCCTCCGGTTGTGCCCCCTCTTACTGTGGCAGCCCCGTCCCCGCTGACCGCCCGCTTCTTCCTCTCCCGCAGGCTCCGTGCATGGCCGCTGCCGACCGCATACTGTGCCGCTGAGAGAGACCTCCACGGACCCGAACGGGGCCCCCCCGGGCACGGACGGGACCCgcagctgtgggctgtgccGAAGGGCACGGAATGGACGCCCCCGCGGAGCCGACGGCCGCGGCTCGTAACCTTCTCAGATTGCTGAGAGCATTCCCTGTATTGTATATTACAATGATGCCGGAGAATATTGTTCTACAATAGCTGGAGTTTTGTTATTAAACAAGCCCTGATTACCAGGCAAGCTTCCTCCTCGTGGCCGCActgcatggggctgctgggggagggTCTGGGCACGGAGCATCAAACCACTTGGAGTCCATGTGCACTGGTGTgggctgtgtgtgtggtgtgggagcactggggctggGCTATGGTGGTGGTGCCGGGGTGGGCTGGGGGAGTGGGAAGCCTGGGATGGAGCAGGGAGCACATGGGGACACCTGGATCCCAGGCCCTGAGCTGGCCATGGGTTTTTCTGTGGGGCCGGGGCTCTGGGTTGGCTCATTGCTTCCCCCTGAGACAGCCACGGCTTCCTggtggggggtttggggtgcaGGATGCTGGCTGGGGCTTTCTGTGATGCACTGCTGGGGCTGTAGGTGTCACATCCCTGTCCCAGCACCGTGCTGGTGGAGCCGGTGGCTTTGTTCCGAGACCATCGTGTCCGGCACCATCTGCCCTGGGTGCTGGCGTGGTTTGAGGCTGAGATTGGGCTGGAGGGAAAAAGGCTCCCACTTCGGTTCCTGCCGTGGGAAACGGCAGCAAGGCGTGGAGCTGCCCCCTGCAGGTGGGTGCCGGGGCTCCGTGCCCACCTGGGCCCTCCACCTCggggcagggctgagctgcagctgggccGTTGTCGGGCAATCCCTGGGCCTGCCCTCTCCCCACTCCCCCGCAGGGATGCCCGTGGCTCTCCCGTGACTCACATGCTGTCACCTGTGAGTCACTGCGGCAGCTGGGCAGGGGACGCTGTGTGGGACAGTCCCCCCCCAAGCgctgcctggagctgctgcagcagctgttgtGCCTGGGATGCTGTGGTGCTGCCCGTGCAGCTGCCGCTCGCCCCGGGGAAGGTGGTCAGGACATGAGCAACATTCCTGCTGAAGGAAATTGCATCGGACGCGGTTGTGCAACCTCAGGGCTATGGTGGCCCTGAAGAGGCCTGGGTGCTCACGCTGGGTATGGTGTATCCTGGAGCAGCCTGCGGGGCTGGGGGACAACCCGGGCTCTGTGGGCTCCAGCTGCATCCCCCAGGCTGGCTCCAGGTGTTCCTGCCCACGTACAGTGGCGTGCCCCCGAGGAGGGGATGGCTGCTTGTGCCACACTGcctgggatggggtgggagttTGGGACCCGCGTCACTCCTGCAGTCCTATCCCCGTGCGTGGACAGCGGTGCCGTTGCACAGTGCCACGTTCACAGCTATGTGTGCTCTTCCAGCACAACCAGTCCCTCCCAGCAGAGCGGGGAGcgcagggagctgtgctggggcccGACCGAGCCCACCCGGTGCCAGCAGCGGGGGATTTGGGATGCGGGTCCCTGGGATTGCTCCCACCCGCTGTCCCAGCCCCCCTCCGCCACCTCCTCGTTCCCTGTCCAGCGCTTCGCTCCCGCAGCTCTGGGTCCCTCTCCCGGTGTCCGCTCGCACTGCACGGCCGAACCCACGCGGGCTGCCCGGAGGGGTTCAGCGTTGCGGTGGTGGGATTTGGCCGTGCTCTCCACGCGTGTCACAGTAGAGAGCGGAGCTCTGCGTGTCACTGCGTCCCACTGCCCCAAACCTCTGCTCTCACCCTGCTCGGTGCCGTCGCCACGTGGCATCGTCCTGGCCTGAGGCGTGGGGACATGTTGTGGCAGGGACACAGGGCGGGCACGGCTGGGAAGAGACagagggcagggatggggccagcagggcagggctgagtgctgccaCGTGCCGCTGTGCCGGATGCATCCACGCCAGCATCTGCGGGAAAGCCCCAGGGAGGGCCTGGCCCCTGCGGGCACCCAACAGGTCCTGGGTGCTGCGGTGGGGGCCTGACTCATCCCGGAAGGGATTAGGGACACGAGGACATGGGTGATGTTCCGGTCCAACCAGCCCATCCACCCCAGGATGGACATTGGCGTCACAGGTCCCTGCTGCCCGCTGCCACTCACATGGGAAGTGGACCCACCATGGGACCCGCTGCCGCTGTTGGCCACGGTGAGACTGGGCACGGGGCACTTAGGGTCGGAGGGGCAGGATGGCACTGAGCCGGGGTGCTGGGATGGTGCTGGTGGCTGGGTTGGCCTTGGGGACGCAGCTATGGGAGCCACGGGACTGTGGTTTGTTCAGTGGCGGCTGGCCAGGTGTCTGTGTCCCATACGGTGCCAGGGTGGGACCCCACACCCAAGGAGGGTGCActgcagtgaggctgtggatgtgtGTCCATGCTCCTGCCCACTTGCTGTCTGcgggccagcagcagccccctgtgcagctccctgccccatccccgCCAGGGGCTTCCTTGGATAGGGGTGGGCTGTTTCCCTCCTGCAGTGGGTTCAGAGCTCAGCTCCTCAGCACCCGCCGGGGCTTTCGGCGGGACCACAGAGTTCTGCTCTCGCTCTGACTGTCCCTGCCTTCCCGTCACCCTGCGCCTGGGGCTGCCAGCCGTGTCCTGAGGCTTCCTGACCCTGTATGACCCACAGCCCTCCCCAAGGTGGGAACGGCTGCACAAAGCCTGAACCCATCCCCTGGCGCAGCCCCTCCGCATCTCCCTGCCCCGCGTTGTCCCATCCTTCTGCTCCTCAGTTGTCCCCAGGCAGGGCACAGTGGCAC from Gallus gallus isolate bGalGal1 chromosome 20, bGalGal1.mat.broiler.GRCg7b, whole genome shotgun sequence includes these protein-coding regions:
- the ID1 gene encoding DNA-binding protein inhibitor ID-1; amino-acid sequence: MKVAAAAPSPLPAGPGGALKAVRPGEAARCGPGPGAVAAEQAAAALLYDMKGCYSRLRALVPTLPRHRRVSKVELLQHVIDYIWDLQLALQPGPPRPPAAAEPPEAPCMAAADRILCR